A genomic stretch from Candidatus Nitrotoga arctica includes:
- a CDS encoding toxin-antitoxin system TumE family protein: protein MKAGELFNRRVPVAEQAFAEMVLWEVPEPLSGSKHRYKYRLAFVVAGMCVLRYDNEPGKGDHKHVSGKEVKYRFVSADKLVADFVEDVKRWRDENSND from the coding sequence ATGAAAGCCGGCGAATTATTCAACCGCCGCGTTCCTGTTGCTGAGCAGGCCTTTGCGGAGATGGTGCTGTGGGAAGTGCCCGAGCCGCTTTCCGGCAGCAAGCATCGCTACAAATATCGTCTGGCATTCGTCGTTGCCGGAATGTGTGTGCTGCGTTATGACAACGAACCAGGCAAGGGCGATCATAAACACGTGAGTGGCAAGGAAGTGAAATACCGCTTTGTTTCGGCTGACAAGCTGGTGGCGGATTTTGTTGAAGATGTGAAGAGGTGGCGCGATGAAAATAGTAACGATTGA
- a CDS encoding DNA-binding protein — MKIVTIDVRPLKDTLGDFTKTWKSGKHTAPRISFESPELLFKVLSGKRWELLNAMTGAGAMSIREASRRVERDVKAVHGDVTALLNAGLLSKTDEGKIVFPFDAIHVDFMLKAA; from the coding sequence ATGAAAATAGTAACGATTGATGTACGACCATTGAAGGACACGTTGGGCGATTTCACCAAGACATGGAAGAGCGGCAAGCATACCGCGCCTCGCATCAGCTTTGAATCGCCCGAACTGCTATTCAAAGTGTTGTCCGGCAAACGCTGGGAACTATTGAACGCAATGACAGGTGCAGGCGCAATGTCCATCCGCGAGGCATCGCGGCGCGTCGAGCGCGACGTAAAAGCTGTGCATGGCGACGTAACCGCATTGCTTAACGCTGGGCTTCTGTCAAAAACAGACGAAGGTAAGATCGTGTTTCCGTTCGATGCCATCCATGTGGATTTCATGCTCAAGGCGGCTTGA